Proteins encoded within one genomic window of Paraglaciecola psychrophila 170:
- the urtB gene encoding urea ABC transporter permease subunit UrtB: MHQIFLLLLLLVISGQSYAIKTEVSDEVNKKTHSKLISLVNQLPKTKLRNMAPLIKQISLTKKPLTRNVLQFMLDGDLYFLKANKQLVRAQVAANNLYQLTDVLTAEPMPEVKKSRISKIKTNNSLRSTLRSMIAKIDLTDENKQVRLQAVQQLLSSPSKKTTAIITELIDNEQDEDVKALMATTVALQQLKDGDVDEKIAALKQLNGSLEPTVKNQVVKLLANLPEKERSAEQQILKEALGTTLQEIENRASFYSLLETVFFGLSLGSVLLLAAIGLAITFGVMGVINMAHGEMIMLGAYTTYVIQLAFPSMIEYSLLIAVPAAFIVSGSVGVIIERGVIRFLKGRPLETLLATFGISLILQQLVRTIFSPLNRQVISPEWMSGSWQINPIFSLTFNRLYIIIFSIFVFISLLMILKKTSLGLHVRAVSQNRDMARALSIKSDWVDAITFGLGSGIAGVAGVVLSQLTNVGPNLGQAYIIDSFLVVVFGGVGNLWGTLVAAMSLGLTNKFLEPVTGTVLANIIVLVGLVLFIQKRPKGLFPQKGRSTD; the protein is encoded by the coding sequence ATGCACCAAATATTTTTACTATTACTGTTGTTAGTAATATCTGGGCAAAGCTATGCCATAAAAACAGAGGTTAGTGATGAGGTTAATAAAAAGACTCATTCAAAACTGATCTCTCTGGTTAATCAGCTTCCCAAAACCAAATTACGTAATATGGCACCGCTTATAAAGCAAATATCCCTAACCAAAAAGCCATTAACCCGCAACGTATTACAATTTATGCTAGACGGCGATCTCTATTTCTTAAAGGCCAATAAACAACTAGTCCGCGCTCAAGTAGCCGCTAATAATCTTTATCAATTAACAGATGTATTGACGGCAGAGCCTATGCCAGAAGTAAAAAAATCGCGCATATCAAAGATCAAAACCAATAACAGCTTACGCAGTACCTTGCGCAGTATGATTGCCAAAATCGACTTAACAGACGAAAACAAACAGGTACGCTTACAGGCAGTACAACAATTGCTCAGTTCACCAAGCAAAAAGACAACCGCGATCATCACCGAGTTAATTGACAACGAACAAGACGAAGATGTGAAAGCATTAATGGCCACGACTGTAGCTTTGCAACAGCTGAAAGACGGTGACGTTGATGAAAAAATTGCGGCATTGAAACAACTCAACGGTTCGTTAGAGCCCACAGTTAAAAACCAAGTCGTCAAGTTATTGGCCAACCTGCCTGAAAAAGAACGCAGTGCAGAGCAACAAATTCTCAAAGAGGCCTTAGGCACCACACTGCAAGAAATCGAAAATCGAGCCAGCTTCTATAGCCTACTGGAAACCGTGTTCTTTGGCTTAAGCCTGGGTTCGGTATTGCTATTAGCCGCTATTGGTTTGGCTATCACCTTTGGGGTGATGGGCGTGATTAATATGGCCCATGGTGAAATGATCATGTTAGGCGCTTACACCACTTATGTCATCCAATTAGCTTTCCCTTCGATGATTGAATATTCATTACTGATTGCCGTACCCGCGGCGTTTATTGTATCGGGAAGTGTGGGGGTCATCATCGAACGCGGTGTTATCCGCTTTTTAAAAGGTCGACCATTAGAAACCCTATTAGCCACTTTTGGTATTAGTTTGATTTTACAACAGTTGGTGAGAACCATTTTCTCGCCCCTAAACCGCCAAGTCATCAGCCCAGAATGGATGAGTGGTTCATGGCAAATCAATCCTATTTTTTCTCTTACCTTCAATCGTTTGTACATCATAATATTTTCTATTTTTGTGTTTATTTCTTTGCTAATGATCCTTAAAAAAACCTCCTTAGGTTTACATGTACGGGCAGTGTCCCAAAACCGTGATATGGCAAGGGCGTTAAGCATTAAAAGTGATTGGGTAGACGCGATTACTTTCGGCCTTGGTTCGGGCATTGCGGGAGTGGCAGGCGTAGTGTTAAGTCAATTAACCAACGTTGGTCCTAACTTAGGTCAGGCCTATATCATTGATTCATTTTTAGTCGTGGTGTTTGGCGGTGTTGGCAATTTATGGGGCACTTTGGTTGCAGCCATGTCACTTGGGCTCACCAATAAATTCCTTGAACCAGTAACAGGTACAGTATTAGCCAATATCATCGTGTTGGTTGGCTTAGTGTTGTTTATTCAAAAACGTCCCAAAGGGCTATTTCCACAAAAAGGGCGGTCCACAGACTAA
- the urtE gene encoding urea ABC transporter ATP-binding subunit UrtE: MITLSAVNQKYGGTQILWDLDLAIKPGSRTCIMGRNGVGKTTLLKTIMGLLPISSGKLTFGEQDITHSSVELRPDIGIGYVPQGRHIFPQLTVEENLTVSLNCKRQTSKTIPEHVFELFPVLKEMLHRQGGDLSGGQQQQLAIGRALVLNPDVLILDEPNEGIQPNIVQLIRDVLLKLNREQGMTIILVEQKLPFARAVGEEFVLLEKGQVISNGPMAELTNELVGEYLAV, translated from the coding sequence ATGATTACTTTAAGCGCAGTGAATCAAAAATATGGTGGCACTCAGATTTTATGGGATTTGGACTTGGCAATAAAACCCGGTTCTCGCACCTGTATTATGGGCCGTAATGGGGTAGGAAAAACGACCTTATTAAAAACCATCATGGGCCTGTTACCCATTAGTTCTGGCAAACTAACCTTTGGCGAACAAGATATCACTCATAGTTCAGTTGAATTACGTCCTGATATTGGTATAGGCTATGTACCTCAAGGGAGGCATATTTTCCCTCAGCTAACAGTTGAAGAAAACCTCACCGTCAGCTTGAACTGTAAACGTCAAACGAGTAAAACCATACCTGAACATGTATTTGAGCTATTTCCGGTATTAAAGGAAATGCTGCATCGCCAAGGCGGAGATTTGTCTGGTGGTCAGCAGCAGCAACTTGCCATTGGACGAGCCTTGGTGTTAAACCCTGACGTGCTTATCTTAGACGAACCAAATGAAGGTATTCAGCCAAACATTGTGCAACTTATCCGTGATGTGTTGCTTAAACTCAATAGGGAGCAGGGCATGACTATCATTCTGGTCGAACAAAAATTACCTTTCGCTCGAGCCGTGGGTGAAGAGTTTGTGTTGCTGGAAAAAGGCCAAGTGATATCGAATGGCCCGATGGCAGAACTAACAAATGAGTTGGTTGGTGAGTATTTAGCCGTTTAA
- the urtA gene encoding urea ABC transporter substrate-binding protein, with amino-acid sequence MISTVVINTVLGSFAIAQEDTIKVGVLHSLSGTMAISETTLKDTVLMMIEKQNKKGGILGKKLEAVVVDPASNWPLFAEKTRELLAKDKVDVIFGCWTSVSRKSALPVLEELNGLLFYPVQYEGEESSKNVFYTGAAPNQQAIPAVDYLMNDIGATRWVLAGTDYVYPRTTNKILEAYLKAKGVKDEDIMISYTPFGHSDWQGIVSDIKTFGSTGKKTAVVSTVNGDANIPFYKELGNQGISAEDIPVIAFSVGEEELSGFDTAPLVGHLAAWNYFQSVESEENDAFIAEWKKYIGDDKRVTNDPMEATYIGFEMWVKAVEKAGTTEVDAVEQAMIGVAVPNLTGGTAVMNANHHLSKPVLIGEIQDNGQFEVVWETPDTVIGDAWSNFLPSSKNLISDWTAPVSCGNFDVKTAKCSGQNF; translated from the coding sequence ATGATCAGTACTGTTGTGATAAACACAGTGTTGGGGTCATTCGCTATTGCGCAAGAAGACACTATCAAAGTCGGTGTTCTACATTCTTTGTCAGGCACCATGGCCATCAGTGAAACAACACTCAAAGACACAGTGTTAATGATGATTGAAAAACAAAATAAGAAAGGTGGCATCTTAGGCAAAAAACTTGAAGCCGTAGTCGTTGATCCTGCATCAAACTGGCCGCTATTTGCAGAGAAAACCCGTGAGCTGTTAGCTAAAGACAAAGTCGACGTTATTTTTGGTTGCTGGACCTCTGTATCACGTAAGTCAGCATTGCCGGTACTTGAAGAACTTAATGGTTTGTTGTTTTACCCGGTGCAATACGAAGGTGAAGAGTCCTCGAAAAACGTATTTTATACTGGCGCAGCGCCTAATCAGCAAGCTATCCCTGCCGTTGACTATTTGATGAATGATATCGGTGCTACCCGCTGGGTACTCGCTGGAACAGACTATGTTTACCCGCGTACTACCAACAAAATTCTTGAAGCCTATTTAAAAGCGAAAGGTGTTAAAGACGAAGACATCATGATCAGCTACACACCTTTTGGCCATTCTGATTGGCAAGGCATAGTGTCTGATATTAAGACGTTTGGTTCCACAGGCAAAAAAACCGCCGTGGTGTCTACTGTTAATGGTGATGCCAACATCCCATTCTATAAAGAATTAGGTAACCAAGGTATATCTGCTGAAGACATTCCTGTTATTGCTTTCTCTGTAGGTGAAGAAGAGTTATCCGGTTTTGATACCGCACCACTAGTGGGTCATTTAGCTGCCTGGAACTACTTCCAAAGCGTAGAGTCCGAAGAAAACGATGCCTTTATTGCCGAGTGGAAAAAGTATATTGGTGACGACAAGCGTGTCACTAATGACCCAATGGAAGCCACTTATATCGGTTTTGAGATGTGGGTAAAAGCGGTTGAAAAGGCCGGAACAACTGAAGTCGATGCCGTAGAGCAAGCAATGATTGGTGTAGCCGTGCCTAATCTAACAGGCGGTACTGCTGTTATGAATGCTAACCATCACTTATCTAAGCCAGTGCTTATTGGTGAAATCCAAGATAACGGTCAATTCGAAGTGGTGTGGGAAACCCCAGATACCGTGATTGGTGATGCATGGTCAAACTTTTTACCTAGCTCTAAAAACCTCATTTCTGATTGGACTGCACCGGTTAGCTGCGGAAACTTTGATGTCAAAACAGCGAAGTGCTCTGGTCAAAATTTCTAA
- the urtD gene encoding urea ABC transporter ATP-binding protein UrtD, whose amino-acid sequence MTVDKAGSPLTASENIVPDTRHGVILYVEDVNLSFDGFKALNNLNLYINDGELRCLIGANGAGKTTLMDVITGKIRPDSGKVNFGQKVDLLQLDESEIARAGIGRKFQKPTVFEELSVFENIELSLKGDKGIWTTLFHKLSGEQKDRIGEILHTIGLITECYYPAGRLSHGQKQWLEIGMLLAAEPRVLLVDEPVAGMTGQETERTAELLTSLAGEHSVVVVEHDMAFVRSIARKVSVLHQGSVLAEGSMAEIQANPDVIRVYLGEEQG is encoded by the coding sequence ATGACCGTTGATAAGGCAGGTTCGCCATTAACTGCCAGTGAAAACATTGTGCCTGATACCCGCCATGGTGTGATCTTATATGTGGAAGACGTGAACTTAAGTTTTGATGGGTTTAAAGCGCTGAACAACTTAAATTTATATATTAATGACGGAGAATTACGCTGCCTGATTGGCGCAAATGGAGCGGGTAAAACCACATTAATGGACGTGATAACCGGCAAGATCCGCCCTGATTCGGGTAAAGTGAATTTTGGCCAAAAAGTAGATTTATTACAATTGGATGAGTCAGAAATTGCACGGGCTGGTATTGGCCGCAAATTCCAAAAACCGACGGTGTTCGAAGAGTTGTCAGTGTTTGAAAATATCGAACTTAGTTTAAAGGGCGATAAAGGCATTTGGACAACACTATTTCATAAGTTATCCGGAGAGCAAAAAGATCGCATTGGCGAAATCCTACATACTATTGGCTTAATAACTGAGTGCTATTATCCAGCAGGCAGACTGTCCCATGGACAAAAACAGTGGTTAGAAATTGGTATGTTATTAGCTGCAGAACCTAGGGTGTTGTTAGTGGACGAGCCAGTAGCAGGCATGACAGGTCAAGAAACCGAACGCACTGCAGAATTACTCACCTCCTTGGCGGGCGAACATTCAGTAGTGGTGGTAGAGCATGATATGGCCTTTGTGCGCTCTATCGCTAGAAAAGTATCCGTTTTACACCAGGGGTCTGTATTGGCAGAAGGTTCCATGGCGGAAATTCAAGCCAACCCTGATGTTATTCGTGTGTATTTAGGTGAGGAGCAAGGCTAA
- a CDS encoding peptidyl-prolyl cis-trans isomerase: protein MIKKLFQDPLVLFVIFGALVFSLYAYLDQSNINPVELSDKNRQLFTEQFELLTGRQATQADIAKIENDYIQEEILFREALEAGIHLGNPEIRGTLVQEMRYQVTGVINEPTEEQLVQYYLQHIQRYVIEPAISFQHVFFNQPPEKSVLIQLVNGERITGDEFWRGRVLPNYGISMIRGMFGKPFLERLQTAPFNNWFGPQQSMLGWHFVKVIGTQSASPLTFEEAKMQVQNDYTVDAIETSVDEYIGQFDNKYQIIRHVN, encoded by the coding sequence ATGATAAAAAAACTGTTTCAAGACCCCCTTGTTTTGTTTGTTATTTTCGGTGCGCTCGTGTTTTCCCTTTATGCCTATCTTGATCAAAGCAACATTAATCCGGTGGAATTGAGTGACAAGAACAGACAGCTATTCACCGAACAATTTGAGCTTCTAACTGGAAGGCAGGCCACACAAGCTGACATTGCTAAAATAGAGAATGATTATATTCAAGAAGAAATATTATTTAGGGAGGCTTTAGAAGCAGGTATACATTTAGGTAACCCTGAAATACGTGGCACCTTGGTACAAGAAATGCGCTACCAAGTCACTGGTGTCATTAATGAACCAACAGAAGAACAACTTGTGCAGTATTACCTGCAACATATTCAACGATACGTTATAGAGCCTGCAATTAGTTTTCAACATGTGTTTTTCAATCAACCCCCTGAGAAAAGTGTACTTATACAACTAGTCAATGGTGAAAGAATTACAGGTGACGAGTTTTGGCGTGGACGGGTTTTACCTAACTATGGCATTAGTATGATCAGAGGAATGTTTGGTAAACCATTTTTAGAACGTCTACAAACGGCGCCTTTCAATAATTGGTTTGGTCCTCAACAATCAATGCTCGGCTGGCATTTTGTAAAAGTCATAGGTACACAATCGGCCTCACCACTCACCTTTGAAGAAGCCAAAATGCAAGTGCAAAACGATTACACTGTTGATGCAATTGAAACCTCGGTCGATGAATACATTGGTCAATTTGATAATAAATACCAGATTATTCGCCATGTTAATTAG
- a CDS encoding HupE/UreJ family protein, with product MLIRPIINIIKACCFATALTWLSVLPASADVFVLGDFRITPGEEAGMYVLNAQLPTSIMSNTDITLPESCTLQRFNRQAFTDKTQLRYDFQCTQHFNQEAAIITPWFIDGAKVLLNIDGQSTSITLKRSLDTTVIPLSHTTELTLSKSETVKRYLWQGMLHIWFGWDHLAFVLCLCLLASHLRLLTLITTFTLGHSLTLALAYYKVVNIPIAPIEILIALSIILMAREALKHMKLACLGLPTKALTASVGVVLLFGLIHGLGFASALSELGVPQNEIGLALLFFNLGVEVGQVMFIAALYALSKALSTLKNKQIDFYLRTSVLYAVGILGSFWVFERLLRFPFANLS from the coding sequence ATGTTAATTAGACCCATAATTAATATAATTAAAGCCTGTTGTTTTGCGACAGCATTAACCTGGTTATCGGTCTTACCGGCAAGTGCAGATGTATTTGTTTTGGGAGATTTTAGAATTACTCCAGGCGAAGAAGCAGGCATGTATGTATTAAACGCACAATTACCAACCTCGATCATGAGCAACACCGATATAACTTTGCCAGAATCCTGTACTTTACAAAGGTTTAATCGCCAAGCATTTACTGATAAAACTCAACTAAGATACGATTTTCAGTGCACACAACATTTTAATCAAGAGGCTGCTATCATCACCCCTTGGTTTATTGATGGCGCTAAAGTGTTATTGAACATAGATGGTCAATCTACCAGCATAACCCTCAAACGCAGTTTAGATACAACTGTTATCCCCCTTAGCCATACAACTGAGCTAACCCTCAGTAAAAGCGAAACCGTAAAACGCTACTTGTGGCAAGGAATGTTGCACATTTGGTTCGGCTGGGATCATTTAGCCTTTGTATTATGTTTGTGTTTGCTGGCCAGTCACTTGCGTTTACTTACGCTTATAACCACCTTTACCCTTGGCCATTCACTCACTTTAGCCTTGGCTTATTACAAAGTGGTAAACATTCCTATCGCACCGATAGAGATTCTCATCGCTCTTTCGATTATATTAATGGCACGGGAAGCACTGAAACACATGAAATTGGCGTGCTTAGGTTTGCCAACAAAAGCTTTAACAGCTTCGGTAGGCGTTGTACTTCTATTTGGCTTAATTCATGGATTAGGCTTTGCCAGTGCCTTATCAGAACTAGGCGTTCCACAAAATGAAATAGGCTTAGCATTATTGTTTTTCAACTTAGGTGTAGAAGTAGGTCAAGTGATGTTTATTGCGGCCCTTTATGCCCTATCAAAAGCCTTATCAACACTCAAAAATAAACAAATTGATTTCTATTTACGCACCAGTGTTTTATATGCGGTAGGAATTCTTGGTTCATTTTGGGTATTTGAACGTCTACTCAGGTTTCCCTTTGCTAATCTCAGCTAA
- the urtC gene encoding urea ABC transporter permease subunit UrtC: MLITTLLVTLGNLFFPESSAFHVSDYTVSLLGKYLCYALLALAVDLVWGYCGILSLGHGAFFTLGGYAMGMYLMRQIGDRGVYGNPDLPDFMVFLNLTELPWFWAGSDSIIWMVCMVFLGPGLLAFIFGSLAFRSRVSGVYLSIMTQAMTYALMLAFFRNEMGFGGNNGLTDFKEIFGFSLQSPSTKLGLFIATAIALSLAYCVCHFIVKSKMGRVVTAIRDAENRVRFVGYKPEHYKVWIFVVSAMLAGLAGALYVPQVGIINPGEFSPLNSIEMVIWVAVGGRNSLYGAIIGAIIVSYAKTRFTAIMPEAWLFALGGLFVLVTLLLPKGIAGLIPSIKQKFSKTPDSMEQNS; the protein is encoded by the coding sequence TTGTTAATCACTACCTTACTGGTCACGTTAGGTAATCTGTTTTTTCCCGAGTCGTCAGCATTTCATGTTAGCGACTATACCGTTAGCTTATTGGGTAAATACTTATGTTATGCCTTACTTGCACTAGCGGTAGATTTAGTCTGGGGTTATTGCGGTATTTTAAGCTTAGGACACGGTGCTTTTTTTACGCTAGGTGGCTACGCCATGGGCATGTACCTGATGCGCCAAATTGGTGATCGCGGTGTTTACGGCAACCCTGATTTACCAGACTTTATGGTCTTCCTAAACTTGACAGAACTACCTTGGTTTTGGGCAGGCTCCGACAGCATAATATGGATGGTGTGTATGGTGTTTTTAGGCCCTGGTTTACTGGCCTTCATTTTTGGTAGTTTAGCCTTTCGCTCGCGGGTGAGTGGGGTGTATTTATCGATTATGACCCAGGCCATGACTTACGCATTAATGCTTGCTTTTTTCCGCAACGAAATGGGCTTTGGTGGAAACAATGGTTTAACCGATTTCAAGGAAATATTTGGCTTTTCATTACAATCACCGAGTACTAAATTAGGTCTGTTTATTGCTACGGCTATTGCTTTGTCTTTAGCTTATTGTGTATGTCATTTTATCGTTAAATCGAAAATGGGCAGAGTGGTCACCGCCATTCGAGATGCTGAAAACCGAGTACGATTTGTGGGTTATAAACCCGAGCATTATAAAGTATGGATCTTTGTGGTCTCAGCTATGCTTGCAGGTTTAGCAGGCGCTTTGTATGTGCCACAAGTAGGTATTATTAACCCCGGTGAGTTTTCACCACTGAACTCCATCGAAATGGTGATTTGGGTCGCTGTAGGTGGCAGAAATTCTTTATATGGGGCAATCATCGGCGCTATTATTGTCAGCTACGCCAAAACCCGTTTTACCGCCATTATGCCCGAAGCTTGGCTGTTTGCTTTAGGCGGTTTATTTGTATTAGTCACCTTGTTACTACCCAAAGGTATCGCAGGATTAATACCCAGCATCAAACAGAAGTTTTCAAAAACACCTGATTCAATGGAGCAAAACTCATGA
- a CDS encoding ATP-binding protein: protein MMEDFALRYTSKRARKWSYSRIAITALGIISFMVLEAIGGAITLNYGFINAAWAIVALVVVIFISGLPISYYAARYGIDADLLSRGAGFGYMGSTITSLIYASFTFIFFALEAAIMAMALLLWLNIPLSIGYAISALVVIPLVSHGITNISRFQVWSQPIWLVLQLLPLLYVFNHPASNVSEWINFTGDAGESGTSFNILLFGGASAVLLALVAQIGEQVDFLRFLPATSEDKKPLKWWLAVIFAGPGWVIVGAAKLFLGSYLAYFILQQGIDRSLASDPAHMYQIAFGYIFNEQSFSVAIAAIFVILSQLKINVANAYAGSLAWSNFFSRLTHNHPGRVVWMVFNILIALLLMELGVYQTIESMLQVYSVLVLAWLSSVVADLIINKPLGISPPHIEFRRSKLYDINPVGTFSMIIASVAGFVAHSGLIGELAQALGSYIAFLIPFITVPFIGIITKGKYYLVNDTHPEKTHNIESTCCICENQFDEQDMAYCPAYHQTICSLCCSLDVWCGDKCRGDATFSAQVRTVLRRYFSEKTTNIFSTSIAQWALLTTILSSIIALILFLIYKQMQATDTQQDEIFVSLLMKTFFFILIIVGVISWLFTLARGSNRDALTVLRGQTTALANEVSAHEKTSKAYQLAIKSSESANQAKSRYLAGLSHELRTPLNILLGYTQLLSKDVTLSQETRLSINTMKRNGEHLADLIEGVLEVSKIEAGRLYVHKDEVQLRPLLEQLVNMFRLQAVSKGLDFTYHFPEYLPDYVTVDKQRLRQILINLISNAIKFTQQGSVCFSLKYRNEVAYFSIEDTGEGISNADQEVIFKPFERVLESQNKTAGTGLGLTISRALAELMGGDISVESEIGKGSIFKLSLLLPKIEPIQNEGIAQSSINGYEGLAKRILVVDDEQAQRDLIRDIMRPVGFIVEMADSAFSAMSALNYKSIDLILLDLKMPDVNGWQAAKQMRNAGFNQPIVIVSANVRDLEVSNTAIGHHNDYLVKPFMVNALLEKVGHWLNLTWVHEIDEPTVIETVTHRLANHPTGKNQYNALKVLAEIGYLSGFTSKLNKINEEYTFPDKAYQSLRDFAQQCQFQKIIQTLDDLAEISKGKPE, encoded by the coding sequence ATGATGGAAGATTTTGCATTACGCTACACCTCAAAACGGGCCCGTAAATGGTCTTACTCACGAATTGCGATTACAGCCCTAGGCATCATTTCTTTCATGGTGCTTGAGGCTATCGGTGGGGCTATTACGCTAAATTATGGGTTTATTAATGCTGCATGGGCCATAGTCGCGTTAGTTGTAGTCATATTTATAAGCGGCTTGCCAATTAGTTATTATGCAGCTAGATATGGCATTGACGCGGACTTGCTCAGCAGAGGTGCTGGTTTTGGCTACATGGGTTCAACTATAACCTCGCTTATTTATGCGTCGTTTACCTTTATTTTCTTTGCCTTAGAAGCCGCCATAATGGCCATGGCTTTGCTTTTATGGCTAAACATTCCATTGTCGATAGGGTATGCGATTAGTGCTTTAGTGGTCATTCCTTTGGTTTCCCATGGGATTACAAACATTAGCCGTTTTCAGGTGTGGTCACAGCCAATTTGGTTAGTGTTGCAACTGTTACCCTTGCTGTACGTATTTAATCACCCAGCCAGTAATGTGAGTGAATGGATTAATTTTACCGGCGATGCCGGTGAAAGTGGCACAAGTTTTAATATCCTATTATTCGGCGGTGCGTCTGCGGTGTTACTGGCTTTGGTCGCGCAAATAGGCGAGCAAGTCGATTTTCTACGTTTTTTACCTGCAACATCAGAAGATAAAAAACCGTTGAAATGGTGGTTAGCTGTTATCTTTGCAGGCCCTGGGTGGGTAATTGTTGGTGCAGCAAAGCTGTTCTTAGGGTCATATTTAGCTTACTTTATCTTGCAGCAAGGTATAGACCGTTCACTTGCAAGCGATCCAGCGCATATGTACCAAATAGCTTTTGGATACATATTTAACGAGCAATCATTTAGTGTAGCCATTGCAGCTATTTTCGTTATTTTGTCGCAATTAAAAATTAACGTAGCTAATGCCTATGCAGGCTCATTAGCTTGGTCAAACTTTTTTAGTCGCTTAACCCATAACCATCCTGGTCGAGTAGTGTGGATGGTATTCAATATTCTTATTGCTTTGCTCCTAATGGAGCTAGGCGTGTATCAAACTATTGAGAGTATGCTGCAAGTATACTCAGTGCTGGTATTAGCTTGGTTAAGCTCAGTGGTTGCCGACCTCATCATTAATAAACCACTAGGCATAAGCCCACCTCATATCGAATTTAGGCGTTCTAAGCTCTACGACATTAATCCAGTTGGTACTTTTTCTATGATTATCGCCTCGGTTGCGGGGTTTGTCGCCCACTCTGGATTAATCGGGGAGTTGGCTCAAGCGTTAGGCTCATATATTGCATTTTTAATTCCCTTCATTACAGTTCCTTTCATCGGTATTATTACCAAGGGAAAATATTATTTGGTAAATGATACACATCCTGAGAAAACTCATAATATCGAATCCACATGTTGTATTTGTGAAAACCAATTTGATGAACAAGATATGGCATATTGTCCAGCGTATCATCAAACTATATGCTCTTTGTGTTGTTCGCTTGACGTATGGTGCGGTGATAAATGCAGAGGCGATGCTACATTTTCAGCGCAAGTTCGAACGGTCCTTAGACGTTATTTTAGTGAAAAAACGACTAACATATTCTCTACTTCAATAGCACAATGGGCCCTATTAACCACCATACTCAGCAGTATCATCGCGTTAATATTGTTCTTGATTTACAAACAAATGCAGGCTACCGATACCCAGCAAGACGAAATTTTTGTGTCGCTATTAATGAAAACATTCTTTTTCATTTTAATCATTGTTGGTGTGATCAGTTGGTTGTTTACGCTTGCCAGAGGCAGTAACCGTGATGCACTGACTGTGCTTAGAGGGCAAACCACAGCATTAGCCAATGAAGTCAGTGCCCATGAAAAAACCAGTAAGGCATACCAACTCGCTATTAAGTCATCTGAATCGGCTAACCAAGCTAAAAGTCGCTATTTAGCAGGTTTAAGTCATGAATTGCGCACCCCGCTAAATATTTTATTGGGTTATACACAATTATTGTCAAAAGACGTCACCCTCAGTCAAGAAACGCGTCTCTCAATTAACACTATGAAACGCAATGGTGAACATTTAGCTGACCTTATTGAAGGTGTTTTGGAAGTATCAAAAATTGAAGCGGGTCGTTTGTATGTTCATAAAGACGAAGTGCAGTTGCGGCCCTTACTTGAACAGTTGGTCAATATGTTTCGTTTACAAGCGGTGTCGAAAGGCTTAGATTTCACCTATCATTTTCCAGAGTATCTTCCCGATTATGTCACTGTAGATAAGCAACGGTTACGGCAGATTCTGATTAATTTAATATCTAATGCCATCAAATTTACTCAACAAGGCTCTGTGTGTTTTAGTCTTAAGTACCGTAACGAAGTCGCATATTTTTCAATTGAAGACACTGGCGAAGGGATTTCAAATGCCGACCAAGAGGTTATTTTCAAACCTTTTGAGCGAGTGTTAGAAAGTCAAAATAAAACTGCTGGTACAGGCCTAGGCTTAACTATATCGCGGGCACTTGCTGAGTTAATGGGTGGGGATATCAGTGTTGAAAGTGAAATTGGTAAAGGCAGTATTTTCAAGCTGAGTCTTTTACTTCCCAAAATTGAGCCTATTCAAAATGAAGGCATCGCGCAAAGTAGTATTAATGGATACGAAGGCCTCGCTAAACGTATATTAGTCGTAGATGACGAACAAGCTCAGCGAGATCTGATACGGGATATTATGCGCCCCGTTGGATTTATTGTTGAAATGGCTGATTCAGCGTTTAGCGCAATGTCGGCGTTAAATTACAAATCCATAGATTTGATATTACTTGATTTAAAAATGCCCGATGTTAATGGTTGGCAAGCCGCCAAACAAATGAGGAACGCCGGTTTTAATCAGCCCATAGTGATTGTGTCTGCAAATGTAAGAGATCTTGAAGTATCTAATACTGCTATTGGCCATCACAATGACTATTTAGTCAAACCTTTTATGGTGAATGCTCTACTGGAAAAAGTAGGGCATTGGCTCAATTTAACTTGGGTGCACGAGATAGATGAACCGACGGTAATCGAAACCGTTACTCATAGATTAGCCAACCACCCAACGGGTAAAAATCAATACAATGCTTTGAAAGTTTTAGCTGAAATTGGTTACTTATCTGGCTTTACCAGTAAACTTAATAAAATTAATGAAGAATATACATTTCCGGATAAGGCTTACCAATCTTTACGAGATTTTGCCCAACAGTGTCAATTTCAAAAGATTATTCAAACACTTGATGACTTAGCTGAGATTAGCAAAGGGAAACCTGAGTAG